The Marivivens sp. LCG002 genome contains a region encoding:
- a CDS encoding TIGR00282 family metallophosphoesterase, producing MKILFLGDVMGRSGRSAISAHLPRLRKEWNLDFVVVNGENATSGAGLSGEHAKLILEAGADVITLGDHAFDQKDMMTFCEKEPRIIRPLNFSKIAPGKGARVFEARGGRKVLVAQVLGQVFMKRPFDDPFSALDATLRQFPLGGMVQASLIDIHCEATSEKMGVGHFCDGRASVVVGTHTHVPTGDAMILPGGTAYLSDAGMCGDYNSVIGMVKDEPLRRFVTGMPKARFEPAAGEATLSGLYIETDDRTGKATRVEMVRQGGRLQQSGPTV from the coding sequence ATGAAAATACTCTTTCTTGGTGACGTCATGGGGCGCTCTGGGCGCTCTGCAATTTCCGCCCATCTTCCGCGTCTGCGCAAGGAGTGGAACCTCGACTTTGTCGTTGTGAACGGTGAAAACGCCACGAGCGGCGCAGGCCTTTCGGGCGAACATGCCAAGCTCATTCTCGAGGCGGGCGCCGATGTCATTACACTCGGGGATCATGCTTTCGACCAAAAGGACATGATGACCTTTTGCGAGAAAGAGCCTCGGATCATCCGTCCACTGAATTTCTCCAAGATCGCCCCAGGCAAAGGGGCGCGCGTCTTCGAAGCTCGCGGCGGCCGAAAGGTCCTTGTGGCCCAAGTTCTGGGGCAGGTGTTTATGAAGCGGCCCTTTGATGATCCGTTCTCTGCGCTGGACGCCACGTTGCGCCAATTTCCCTTGGGCGGCATGGTGCAAGCGAGCCTGATCGACATCCATTGCGAAGCGACCAGTGAAAAGATGGGTGTCGGACATTTTTGCGATGGCCGTGCCTCGGTCGTGGTCGGCACCCATACCCATGTGCCCACGGGGGACGCGATGATCCTTCCCGGAGGGACGGCCTATCTCTCGGATGCGGGGATGTGCGGGGATTATAATTCGGTGATCGGGATGGTGAAGGACGAGCCACTTCGCCGCTTTGTCACAGGGATGCCCAAAGCACGTTTCGAGCCCGCAGCGGGGGAGGCAACGCTCTCGGGGCTTTATATCGAGACAGACGACCGCACAGGCAAAGCGACCCGCGTCGAGATGGTGCGCCAAGGCGGTCGGCTCCAGCAATCGGGGCCCACCGTTTAA